In Oenanthe melanoleuca isolate GR-GAL-2019-014 chromosome 8, OMel1.0, whole genome shotgun sequence, a single genomic region encodes these proteins:
- the BRINP2 gene encoding BMP/retinoic acid-inducible neural-specific protein 2 isoform X1 — protein MGRQDLPRADGPPRMLPWPLALLALSACCRWAVAGGAGSAVPQGHAAPATPSSASSSSSASARAPLDWLLTDRGPFYRAQEYVDFMERYRQGFTTRYRIYREFARWKVNNLALERKDFFSLPLPLAPEFIRNIRLLGRRPSPQQITDSLIKKYGTHFLLAATLGGEESLTIFVDKRKLSRRAEPAGGAGNSSGVSLETLHQLAASYFIDRESTLRRLHHIQIATAAIKVTETRTGPLGCSNYDNLDSVSSVLVQSPENKVQLQGLQTVLPSYLRERFVAAALSYIACGSAGELVCRRSDCRCQCQLAFPRCNCPEADIQALESSLAQLGRAWESHHSQFEESEEFQALVKRLPTDRFLNRTAISHFWTMDLDVQHRYQQLGTSLKLLSRKTYRLIRRLFNLSKRCHRQPRFKLPKERSLPYWWSRAQSLLYCSETTVPGTFLEESHSCTCPSEQPSCQGSIPCALGEGPACASCDQDNSTRCGICNHGYVLTQGFCRPEVADSLEHYLGLETDLQDLELKYLLQKRDSRIEVHSIFISNDMRLGSWFDPSWRKRMLLTLKSNKYKPGLVHVMLALSLQICLTKNSTLEPVMAIYVNPFGGSHSESWFMPVNEGSFPDWERTTVDASAQCQNWTITLGNKWKTFFETVHVYLRSRIKSLDDSSNETIYYEPLEMSDPSKNLGYMKINSLQVFGYSLPFEPDAIRDLILQLDYPYTQGSQDSAMLQLLEIRDRVNRLSPPGKIRLDLFTCLLRHRLKLANNEVARIQSSLRAFNAKLPNALEPETGKLCS, from the exons atggggcgGCAGGACCTCCCGCGTGCTGACGGGCCCCCACGGATGCTGCCGTGGCcgctggccctgctggccctgagCGCCTGCTGCCGCTGGGCAGTGGCTGGTGGGGCGGGCAGCGCTGTGCCCCAGGGCCATGCCGCCCCCGCGAccccctcctctgcctcctcatcctcctctgcctctgcccgGGCGCCCCTCGACTGGCTCCTCACTGACCGGGGACCCTTCTACCGAGCTCAGGAGTACGTGGACTTCATGGAGCGCTACCGGCAGGGTTTCACCACCAGGTACAGGATCTACAG AGAGTTTGCTCGTTGGAAGGTGAATAATTTGGCCTTGGAGAGGAAAGATTTCTTCAGCCTTCCGCTTCCCCTGGCCCCTGAATTCATCCGCAACATCCGACTGCTGGGGCGTCGGCCCAGCCCCCAGCAGATCACTGACAGCCTCATCAAGAAGTATGGGACACACTTCCTGCTGGCCGCCACGCTGGGAG GAGAGGAGTCCCTGACCATTTTTGTGGACAAGCGCAAGCTGAGCCGGAGGGCAGAGCCTGCGgggggagctgggaacagctcgGGGGTCTCGCTGGAGACGCTGCACCAGCTGGCAGCCTCCTACTTCATCGACCGGGAGAGCACCCTGCGCCGGCTGCACCACATCCAGATCGCCACGGCTGCCATCAAG gtgacAGAAACACGGACAGGGCCACTCGGCTGCAGCAACTATGACAATCTGGACTCGGTGAGCTCTGTCCTGGTGCAGAGCCCTGAGAACAAAGTGCAGCTCCAAG GGCTGCAGACAGTGCTTCCCTCCTACCTGCGGGAGAGGTTCGTGGCGGCCGCTCTCAGCTACATTGCCTGCGGCTCTGCCGGGGAGCTGGTGTGCCGCAGGAGCGACTGCCGCTGCCAGTGCCAGCTCGCCTTCCCCCGCTGCAACTGCCCCGAGGCCGACATCCAGGCgctggagagcagcctggcccagctggggCGAGCCTGGGAGAGCCACCATAGCCAGTTCGAGGAGTCAG AGGAGTTTCAGGCCCTGGTGAAAAGGCTCCCCACAGACCGTTTCCTGAACAGGACAGCCATCTCCCACTTCTGGACCATGGATCTGGATGTCCAGCATCGCTACCAACAGTTGGGCACCAGCCTgaagctgctctccaggaaaaCCTACCGACTCATCCGGCGGCTCTTCAACCTCAGCAAACGCTGCCACCGCCAACCTCGCTTCAAGCTGCCAAAGGAGAG GTCCCTCCCTTACTGGTGGAGCCGCGCACAGTCACTCCTGTACTGCAGCGAGACCACAGTGCCTGGGACCTTCCTGGAAGAAAGCCACAGCTGTACCTGTCCCTCCGAGCAGCCCTCCTGCCAGGGGTCTATACCGTGTGCCTTGGGCGAGGggccagcctgtgccagctgtgacCAGGACAACAGCACCCGCTGCGGGATCTGCAACCACGGCTATGTGCTCACCCAGGGCTTCTGCCGCCCTGAGGTGGCCGACTCCCTGGAGCACTACCTGGGGCTGGAGACCGACCTGCAGGACCTGGAACTCAAGTACCTCCTGCAGAAACGGGACAGCCGCATCGAGGTGCACTCCATCTTCATCAGCAACGACATGCGCCTGGGGAGCTGGTTTGACCCCTCCTGGAGGAAGCGCATGCTCTTGACCCTGAAGAGCAACAAGTACAAGCCTGGGCTGGTTCACGTCATGTTGGCCCTCTCTCTGCAGATCTGCCTCACCAAGAACAGCACCCTGGAGCCCGTCATGGCCATCTATGTCAACCCCTTTGGGGGAAGCCACTCAGAGAGCTGGTTCATGCCTGTCAATGAGGGCAGCTTCCCAGACTGGGAAAGGACTACCGTGGATGCCTCTGCCCAGTGCCAAAACTGGACAATCACCTTGGGCAACAAGTGGAAGACCTTCTTTGAAACGGTCCACGTCTACTTGCGGAGCCGCATCAAGTCTCTGGATGACAGCTCCAATGAGACAATCTACTATGAACCCTTGGAGATGTCAGATCCCTCCAAGAACCTGGGGTACATGAAAATCAACAGCTTGCAAGTCTTTGGCTACAGCCTGCCCTTTGAGCCGGATGCTATCCGTGACCTGATCCTCCAGCTGGACTACCCCTACACCCAGGGCTCCCAGGACTCAGCcatgctccagctgctggagatcAGGGACCGGGTGAACAGGCTCTCACCCCCTGGCAAAATCCGCCTCGACCTCTTCACTTGCTTGCTCCGGCACCGGCTCAAGCTGGCCAACAACGAGGTGGCGAGGATCCAGTCCTCTCTGAGAGCCTTCAACGCCAAGCTGCCCAACGCGCTGGAGCCGGAGACGGGCAAGCTGTGCAGCTAA
- the BRINP2 gene encoding BMP/retinoic acid-inducible neural-specific protein 2 isoform X2 has protein sequence MGRQDLPRADGPPRMLPWPLALLALSACCRWAVAGGAGSAVPQGHAAPATPSSASSSSSASARAPLDWLLTDRGPFYRAQEYVDFMERYRQGFTTREFARWKVNNLALERKDFFSLPLPLAPEFIRNIRLLGRRPSPQQITDSLIKKYGTHFLLAATLGGEESLTIFVDKRKLSRRAEPAGGAGNSSGVSLETLHQLAASYFIDRESTLRRLHHIQIATAAIKVTETRTGPLGCSNYDNLDSVSSVLVQSPENKVQLQGLQTVLPSYLRERFVAAALSYIACGSAGELVCRRSDCRCQCQLAFPRCNCPEADIQALESSLAQLGRAWESHHSQFEESEEFQALVKRLPTDRFLNRTAISHFWTMDLDVQHRYQQLGTSLKLLSRKTYRLIRRLFNLSKRCHRQPRFKLPKERSLPYWWSRAQSLLYCSETTVPGTFLEESHSCTCPSEQPSCQGSIPCALGEGPACASCDQDNSTRCGICNHGYVLTQGFCRPEVADSLEHYLGLETDLQDLELKYLLQKRDSRIEVHSIFISNDMRLGSWFDPSWRKRMLLTLKSNKYKPGLVHVMLALSLQICLTKNSTLEPVMAIYVNPFGGSHSESWFMPVNEGSFPDWERTTVDASAQCQNWTITLGNKWKTFFETVHVYLRSRIKSLDDSSNETIYYEPLEMSDPSKNLGYMKINSLQVFGYSLPFEPDAIRDLILQLDYPYTQGSQDSAMLQLLEIRDRVNRLSPPGKIRLDLFTCLLRHRLKLANNEVARIQSSLRAFNAKLPNALEPETGKLCS, from the exons atggggcgGCAGGACCTCCCGCGTGCTGACGGGCCCCCACGGATGCTGCCGTGGCcgctggccctgctggccctgagCGCCTGCTGCCGCTGGGCAGTGGCTGGTGGGGCGGGCAGCGCTGTGCCCCAGGGCCATGCCGCCCCCGCGAccccctcctctgcctcctcatcctcctctgcctctgcccgGGCGCCCCTCGACTGGCTCCTCACTGACCGGGGACCCTTCTACCGAGCTCAGGAGTACGTGGACTTCATGGAGCGCTACCGGCAGGGTTTCACCACCAG AGAGTTTGCTCGTTGGAAGGTGAATAATTTGGCCTTGGAGAGGAAAGATTTCTTCAGCCTTCCGCTTCCCCTGGCCCCTGAATTCATCCGCAACATCCGACTGCTGGGGCGTCGGCCCAGCCCCCAGCAGATCACTGACAGCCTCATCAAGAAGTATGGGACACACTTCCTGCTGGCCGCCACGCTGGGAG GAGAGGAGTCCCTGACCATTTTTGTGGACAAGCGCAAGCTGAGCCGGAGGGCAGAGCCTGCGgggggagctgggaacagctcgGGGGTCTCGCTGGAGACGCTGCACCAGCTGGCAGCCTCCTACTTCATCGACCGGGAGAGCACCCTGCGCCGGCTGCACCACATCCAGATCGCCACGGCTGCCATCAAG gtgacAGAAACACGGACAGGGCCACTCGGCTGCAGCAACTATGACAATCTGGACTCGGTGAGCTCTGTCCTGGTGCAGAGCCCTGAGAACAAAGTGCAGCTCCAAG GGCTGCAGACAGTGCTTCCCTCCTACCTGCGGGAGAGGTTCGTGGCGGCCGCTCTCAGCTACATTGCCTGCGGCTCTGCCGGGGAGCTGGTGTGCCGCAGGAGCGACTGCCGCTGCCAGTGCCAGCTCGCCTTCCCCCGCTGCAACTGCCCCGAGGCCGACATCCAGGCgctggagagcagcctggcccagctggggCGAGCCTGGGAGAGCCACCATAGCCAGTTCGAGGAGTCAG AGGAGTTTCAGGCCCTGGTGAAAAGGCTCCCCACAGACCGTTTCCTGAACAGGACAGCCATCTCCCACTTCTGGACCATGGATCTGGATGTCCAGCATCGCTACCAACAGTTGGGCACCAGCCTgaagctgctctccaggaaaaCCTACCGACTCATCCGGCGGCTCTTCAACCTCAGCAAACGCTGCCACCGCCAACCTCGCTTCAAGCTGCCAAAGGAGAG GTCCCTCCCTTACTGGTGGAGCCGCGCACAGTCACTCCTGTACTGCAGCGAGACCACAGTGCCTGGGACCTTCCTGGAAGAAAGCCACAGCTGTACCTGTCCCTCCGAGCAGCCCTCCTGCCAGGGGTCTATACCGTGTGCCTTGGGCGAGGggccagcctgtgccagctgtgacCAGGACAACAGCACCCGCTGCGGGATCTGCAACCACGGCTATGTGCTCACCCAGGGCTTCTGCCGCCCTGAGGTGGCCGACTCCCTGGAGCACTACCTGGGGCTGGAGACCGACCTGCAGGACCTGGAACTCAAGTACCTCCTGCAGAAACGGGACAGCCGCATCGAGGTGCACTCCATCTTCATCAGCAACGACATGCGCCTGGGGAGCTGGTTTGACCCCTCCTGGAGGAAGCGCATGCTCTTGACCCTGAAGAGCAACAAGTACAAGCCTGGGCTGGTTCACGTCATGTTGGCCCTCTCTCTGCAGATCTGCCTCACCAAGAACAGCACCCTGGAGCCCGTCATGGCCATCTATGTCAACCCCTTTGGGGGAAGCCACTCAGAGAGCTGGTTCATGCCTGTCAATGAGGGCAGCTTCCCAGACTGGGAAAGGACTACCGTGGATGCCTCTGCCCAGTGCCAAAACTGGACAATCACCTTGGGCAACAAGTGGAAGACCTTCTTTGAAACGGTCCACGTCTACTTGCGGAGCCGCATCAAGTCTCTGGATGACAGCTCCAATGAGACAATCTACTATGAACCCTTGGAGATGTCAGATCCCTCCAAGAACCTGGGGTACATGAAAATCAACAGCTTGCAAGTCTTTGGCTACAGCCTGCCCTTTGAGCCGGATGCTATCCGTGACCTGATCCTCCAGCTGGACTACCCCTACACCCAGGGCTCCCAGGACTCAGCcatgctccagctgctggagatcAGGGACCGGGTGAACAGGCTCTCACCCCCTGGCAAAATCCGCCTCGACCTCTTCACTTGCTTGCTCCGGCACCGGCTCAAGCTGGCCAACAACGAGGTGGCGAGGATCCAGTCCTCTCTGAGAGCCTTCAACGCCAAGCTGCCCAACGCGCTGGAGCCGGAGACGGGCAAGCTGTGCAGCTAA